In Candidatus Poribacteria bacterium, the following are encoded in one genomic region:
- the rpoB gene encoding DNA-directed RNA polymerase subunit beta has protein sequence MNKKPSQKNERMSFAKTQVQTPLPNLIETQKLAYDAFLQRDIPPEERPDTGLQAVFKEVFPIRDFSEVNSLEFVSYDLGTPKYTLQECVARGVTYQVSLTARIMLVLREADSDADEPHVVDIRESEVYLGEVPLMTENGSFIVNGSERVIVSQLHRSPGVIFLEKALPTGRRTPTAQIIPYRGAWVEFEIDTKDQIYVRIDKRRKLPATVLLRALGWESDADILQLYAKTERLVLAGWQVTHVEGPAKQVEPGDLLNAADFRQANKDYPDLEVENCYRVTEVDTDTDDDYPLKLGQELTERERTRFRRKWKGFKTELFRRVIDTHNSGCEFTPGQVLTNSEYEEARARYGSKAFTTEQLSSQDTVPQASIGVHNESVNRVCAEDVIHQETGEVLLTANTLLTETELERLSESGVEAITVLDEEDCQHIRFLRNTLERDRQADYEEPYTLKDAALLTIFRTLRPGDPAGIENARKHLSWLLFDAHRYDLGVVGRYKLNRKFQNISVYGEPPEETLRTLRPEDIAATVDYLLKVHNGVAPKDDLDHLGNRRVRVIGELLENQFRMGLFQIRRTTRERLSTNNDLAKIVPSSLINPKPLMMALREFFGSNQLSQFMQQINPLDELTHKRRISAIGPGGLHRDRATAAVRDVHRTHYGRVCPLETPEGPSIGLIVSLACYGRINPYGFIETPYHKVVDGSALGPVEYLTADSEDTAYIAAKAPANDAEQTGNGEASGLQTPPTEYMLPARSGEDVLSLPMEKVDYIGVSPQQIVGISAALVPFLEHEDANRALMGANHQRQAVPLVRPEAPLVGTGMEAPAALYSGALITAQRAGTVTSVSADEILIYTGETLHHDKGENTFSEMGYDVYKLQTFKRSNSGTCIHQRPIVAVGDKVEAGQVIVDGTSTESGELALGRNVLCAYMPWGGHNYEDSILISETLITEDTFTSIHIEEFEVEARETKVGPEEITRDIPNVSEQRLTQLDEEGIIRVGSVVGAGSILVGKITPKGESEYGPEEKLLRAIFGEKVKEVRDASTYVRPGVEGVVIDVKVFSRKPDATSRRGSWTQGDSGLSMADNLRYESKRKEIEETSREQIASIRRRKIEEIRKTLIGCELADSLYTVESGAQTSPTGEAEPFANAGDILTAEVLDAYISGFTADEYHLVTEDTNAEAFIAEAGYRVTDVPEPIPTIVVHPSDSSAGQEYFSEMCKPILGNTELFLQEVDGSGLETPPTEDADVVLQGPDNSVIAIAICEDADTENGHHSEHLTEMLAATGARFGVLITKGESEPDNWDFYELVDLTSDAQKHPSKNPPTQDSEAQVADQNVLQPCARSEFETGVTEQIEATGCPVVETQRLNEKEWANFSQAYPGLQAELFWQIKEVFDPECSLTEGQELSDTDFLRVSRDFPARLIAAGQRLTADELAPLKQTVKDLKTDTVWHINAVFDPECTLPVGEYVSDDDYQQARKSCSLTFSDIHVSNANAREHIQRVEEMAQGRITTYTEEKERALQQLEMGDELKPGVIKRVKVYVASKRAISVGDKMAGRYGNKGVVAKILPAEDMPYLPDGTPVELVLNPLGVPSRMNVGQILEIHLGWACHELGIQVESPVFDGATEDEIFEMLGKTDLPERSKQTGKSILFDGRTGESFAQEVTVGYVYFLKLNHLVADKMHARSTGPYSLVTQQPLGGKAQHGGQRLGEMEVWALEAYGAAHTLQEMLTLKSDDVLGRREIYESVVKGLNPDPPGTPESFKVLVRELQTLGLHVSLDKDEE, from the coding sequence GTGAACAAAAAGCCCAGCCAGAAAAATGAAAGAATGTCTTTTGCCAAAACGCAGGTTCAAACCCCGCTCCCAAACCTTATAGAGACCCAAAAACTTGCATATGATGCCTTCTTACAACGAGATATCCCACCTGAAGAACGTCCGGATACTGGCCTCCAAGCGGTGTTTAAGGAAGTATTTCCGATTCGCGATTTCTCGGAGGTCAACAGTCTTGAATTTGTTAGTTACGACCTTGGCACACCGAAATATACGCTCCAAGAATGTGTTGCGCGCGGTGTAACATATCAAGTCTCCCTTACCGCTCGTATCATGCTTGTCCTGCGTGAGGCAGACTCGGATGCAGATGAACCTCACGTTGTAGATATCCGAGAATCCGAGGTATATCTCGGTGAAGTTCCTTTAATGACTGAAAACGGTAGTTTCATTGTCAATGGCAGTGAACGCGTGATCGTGAGCCAGTTACACCGTTCACCGGGTGTTATCTTTCTTGAAAAGGCATTACCGACAGGACGGCGTACACCGACCGCCCAAATTATTCCCTATCGGGGCGCATGGGTCGAATTTGAGATAGATACCAAAGATCAGATTTATGTGCGCATTGACAAACGTAGAAAATTACCGGCTACCGTACTGCTTCGTGCCCTCGGTTGGGAGTCGGACGCCGACATCCTGCAACTTTACGCTAAGACAGAGCGCCTTGTGCTTGCCGGATGGCAGGTTACCCATGTAGAAGGTCCCGCAAAGCAAGTCGAGCCAGGGGATTTGTTGAATGCAGCGGACTTTCGGCAGGCGAACAAAGACTACCCTGACCTTGAAGTAGAGAATTGTTATCGCGTCACAGAGGTAGATACAGACACCGACGATGACTACCCACTGAAACTCGGACAAGAACTTACAGAGAGGGAACGGACCCGGTTTCGTAGAAAATGGAAGGGCTTTAAAACTGAACTTTTTCGACGTGTCATTGATACCCACAACAGTGGGTGTGAGTTCACTCCGGGACAAGTGTTAACGAATTCGGAATATGAGGAGGCACGTGCCCGCTACGGGAGTAAAGCATTCACAACTGAACAACTTTCATCCCAAGATACTGTCCCACAAGCCTCTATAGGCGTGCATAATGAAAGTGTCAATAGGGTCTGCGCTGAAGACGTTATCCACCAAGAAACCGGCGAAGTGCTCCTGACAGCGAATACATTGCTCACTGAAACGGAATTGGAACGCCTTAGTGAATCCGGCGTTGAGGCAATCACAGTTCTGGATGAAGAAGACTGCCAGCACATTCGATTCTTACGTAATACATTGGAACGCGACCGGCAGGCGGACTATGAGGAACCATATACTTTAAAAGATGCCGCGCTGCTTACAATTTTTCGCACCTTGAGACCTGGAGATCCCGCTGGGATAGAGAATGCTCGTAAACACCTTTCGTGGTTGCTTTTTGACGCACATCGATACGACTTAGGGGTCGTTGGACGGTACAAACTGAATCGAAAATTTCAGAATATTTCCGTTTATGGTGAGCCCCCTGAAGAGACTTTGCGCACACTCCGTCCCGAAGATATCGCCGCTACGGTAGATTATCTTCTTAAAGTCCATAACGGGGTTGCTCCGAAAGACGATCTTGATCATCTCGGGAATCGCCGTGTGCGTGTTATCGGTGAACTCCTCGAAAACCAGTTTCGAATGGGCTTATTCCAGATTCGTAGGACGACACGCGAACGCCTCAGTACCAACAATGACCTTGCGAAGATCGTCCCGTCTTCTCTCATAAACCCGAAACCACTGATGATGGCACTCCGAGAATTCTTTGGATCGAACCAGTTGTCACAGTTTATGCAACAGATTAATCCCTTGGACGAATTAACGCATAAGCGTCGTATCTCAGCGATCGGTCCAGGCGGACTTCACCGAGATAGGGCAACGGCAGCCGTTCGGGATGTACATCGAACACACTATGGGCGTGTCTGTCCCTTGGAAACACCTGAGGGTCCATCCATCGGTCTTATTGTTTCTTTGGCGTGTTACGGACGGATAAACCCGTATGGTTTTATAGAGACCCCCTACCATAAGGTTGTGGACGGTTCGGCACTGGGTCCAGTGGAATATCTCACAGCAGATAGTGAGGATACTGCATATATTGCTGCAAAGGCGCCCGCGAACGATGCTGAACAAACTGGAAACGGTGAGGCATCGGGGTTACAAACCCCTCCTACAGAGTATATGCTACCTGCACGGAGTGGGGAAGATGTGCTATCACTTCCGATGGAAAAAGTGGACTATATCGGTGTTTCCCCGCAGCAGATCGTTGGCATCTCTGCCGCGCTGGTCCCGTTCTTGGAACACGAGGACGCAAACCGCGCCTTGATGGGAGCTAACCACCAACGCCAGGCTGTGCCGCTTGTCCGTCCAGAAGCACCACTCGTCGGAACAGGGATGGAAGCACCGGCGGCACTGTATTCAGGCGCACTCATCACCGCTCAGCGAGCCGGAACTGTCACAAGCGTTTCCGCCGATGAGATTCTCATATATACCGGTGAAACACTTCACCACGACAAGGGTGAAAACACATTCAGCGAAATGGGCTACGATGTTTACAAACTCCAAACATTCAAACGGAGTAACAGTGGCACCTGTATCCACCAGCGTCCCATTGTCGCCGTAGGCGATAAAGTTGAAGCCGGACAGGTTATTGTCGATGGCACCTCTACGGAAAGTGGTGAACTTGCTCTTGGGCGGAATGTGCTTTGTGCTTATATGCCGTGGGGTGGTCACAATTACGAGGACTCTATCCTAATAAGTGAGACACTCATCACGGAGGATACCTTCACCTCTATCCACATTGAGGAATTTGAAGTGGAGGCACGTGAGACGAAAGTAGGTCCAGAGGAAATCACCCGTGATATCCCGAACGTTAGCGAGCAACGACTTACACAACTTGATGAAGAGGGTATTATTCGCGTTGGGAGCGTCGTGGGTGCTGGAAGCATCCTTGTTGGAAAAATTACACCGAAAGGTGAAAGCGAATACGGTCCCGAAGAGAAACTCCTACGTGCGATCTTTGGTGAAAAAGTCAAAGAAGTCAGAGATGCGTCGACGTATGTACGCCCCGGAGTTGAAGGCGTCGTTATTGATGTGAAAGTGTTTTCCCGGAAGCCGGATGCAACTTCCCGCCGTGGAAGTTGGACACAAGGCGACTCAGGGTTATCAATGGCTGACAATTTGCGATATGAATCGAAACGCAAAGAGATTGAAGAGACTTCGCGTGAGCAGATCGCTTCTATCCGTCGTCGAAAAATCGAAGAGATTCGCAAAACACTCATAGGATGTGAACTTGCTGATTCGCTTTACACAGTAGAATCGGGGGCACAAACCTCTCCTACAGGTGAGGCTGAACCCTTTGCTAACGCTGGCGATATTCTGACGGCTGAGGTTTTGGACGCTTATATTTCCGGTTTCACCGCAGATGAGTACCATCTGGTAACTGAAGATACAAACGCCGAAGCTTTTATTGCCGAAGCAGGTTATAGAGTAACGGATGTACCTGAACCAATTCCTACGATTGTGGTCCATCCTTCGGATTCTTCAGCAGGGCAAGAATACTTCAGCGAAATGTGCAAACCAATTCTGGGAAATACTGAGCTATTCTTGCAAGAAGTCGATGGATCGGGGTTGGAAACCCCTCCTACAGAAGATGCTGATGTTGTGCTTCAGGGTCCCGATAACAGCGTGATCGCTATCGCTATATGTGAAGATGCGGACACTGAAAACGGGCATCATTCCGAGCATCTGACAGAGATGCTCGCGGCAACAGGAGCGCGATTTGGTGTATTGATAACCAAAGGTGAGTCAGAACCCGATAACTGGGATTTCTATGAACTCGTAGATTTAACCAGCGACGCGCAGAAACACCCAAGCAAAAACCCTCCGACACAAGACTCAGAAGCACAAGTCGCTGATCAAAATGTGTTGCAACCGTGCGCGCGTTCCGAGTTTGAGACTGGAGTTACCGAACAGATTGAAGCAACTGGATGCCCTGTCGTTGAAACACAGAGGCTGAACGAGAAAGAATGGGCGAACTTCAGTCAGGCTTATCCCGGTTTACAAGCTGAGTTATTCTGGCAAATTAAGGAAGTTTTCGATCCTGAGTGCTCCTTGACCGAAGGTCAGGAACTCTCCGACACCGATTTTTTGCGAGTATCCAGAGATTTTCCCGCGCGTCTTATAGCAGCAGGACAGCGGTTGACTGCGGATGAATTGGCACCCCTCAAACAAACCGTCAAGGATTTGAAAACCGACACTGTTTGGCACATCAACGCTGTCTTTGACCCAGAGTGCACACTGCCTGTTGGAGAATATGTTTCTGATGATGACTATCAACAGGCGCGTAAATCATGTAGTTTGACTTTCTCAGATATCCATGTTAGCAATGCCAATGCCAGAGAGCATATCCAGCGTGTTGAGGAGATGGCGCAAGGTAGAATAACGACTTACACTGAGGAGAAGGAACGAGCACTTCAGCAGTTGGAGATGGGTGACGAACTGAAGCCAGGAGTCATTAAACGCGTCAAAGTCTATGTCGCCAGTAAGCGTGCGATTTCTGTCGGCGATAAGATGGCGGGTCGCTACGGCAACAAAGGTGTTGTTGCCAAAATTTTGCCTGCTGAGGACATGCCCTATCTCCCAGACGGCACTCCGGTCGAATTAGTGCTGAACCCGTTAGGTGTGCCCTCTCGAATGAACGTCGGTCAAATTTTGGAAATTCATCTCGGATGGGCGTGCCATGAACTCGGTATCCAAGTGGAATCTCCTGTATTTGATGGCGCGACAGAGGACGAAATCTTTGAAATGCTTGGTAAGACCGACCTTCCAGAACGCAGTAAACAAACCGGTAAGAGCATTCTCTTTGATGGTAGGACGGGTGAATCATTCGCACAGGAAGTAACGGTAGGTTACGTCTATTTCCTCAAGTTGAACCACCTTGTTGCTGATAAGATGCACGCTCGCTCAACAGGACCTTACTCTCTCGTTACACAGCAACCGTTGGGGGGTAAAGCACAACACGGAGGGCAACGACTCGGTGAGATGGAGGTTTGGGCTCTGGAGGCTTACGGTGCTGCCCATACGCTCCAAGAAATGCTCACACTCAAATCAGATGACGTTCTTGGCAGAAGAGAGATTTACGAGTCGGTCGTGAAAGGGTTAAACCCTGATCCGCCCGGGACACCGGAATCATTCAAAGTCTTGGTCCGTGAACTTCAAACCCTCGGACTTCATGTATCCCTGGATAAGGATGAAGAATAG